A DNA window from Vigna angularis cultivar LongXiaoDou No.4 chromosome 1, ASM1680809v1, whole genome shotgun sequence contains the following coding sequences:
- the LOC108331450 gene encoding uncharacterized protein LOC108331450 isoform X2 — translation MASSGINSSFSATPIITSAKLNWKNYLSWSSAVELWFLGQGHHNHLEQDASMVSEEEKPQWQKLDFQLCAVLWQSVEQEVLDIMRPYKTCFSFWKRAQDIFANDIQRLFDATEKVSSLKQINHDMISHIAKARAAVEELKTFFVADSLESINKRLDKYYMVLILRSLHSDFDHVRDQVLAGDQIPSMDNLVTRLLRVPTLVKEGNSTDVIETAAMVVPQGRGRGRSTRGGRGGRSGRVQCSYCKKIGHTQERCYSLHGFPDKTVQVFRSDNPESKISDEEYREFLRYKSEKSTNLDQSSLMSTACISQTRESQNSWILDSGTWNGTSDWGRT, via the exons TCTGCggtggaattatggtttcttggtcaaggacaccatAATCACCTTGAACAAGATGCATCTATGGTCTCGGAGGAAGAAAAACCCCAATGGCAGAAACTAGACTTCCAGTTATGTGCTGTGTTGTGGCAATCGGTTGAACAAGAAGTTCTAGATATAATGAGACCTTACAAGACTTGTTTCTCTTTTTGGAAAAGAGCTCAAGATATTTTTGCTAATGATATACAAAGACTTTTTGATGCAACCGAGAAAGTATCCTCTCTCAAACAAATCAATCACGATATGATTTCTCATATAGCAAAGGCTAGAGCTGCAGtagaagaattaaaaacattctTCGTAGCTGATTCATTAGAAAGTATTAACAAAAGACTTGACAAGTATTACATGGTCTTAATCCTTAGAAGTTTGCACTCTGATTTTGATCATGTCCGTGATCAAGTTTTAGCAGGAGATCAAATCCCGTCAATGGATAATTTGGTTACTCGACTCCTTCGAGTACCTACTTTAGTGAAAGAAGGGAATTCAACTGATGTTATTGAAACTGCAGCAATGGTAGTTccacaaggaagaggaagaggtagGAGTACTCGAGGAGGTCGTGGAGGTCGAAGTGGGCGTGTGCAATGCTCATACTGTAAGAAAATTGGCCATACCCAGGAAAGATGTTATTCTTTACATGGTTTTCCTGATAAAACTGTGCAGGTGTTTAGATCTGATAATCCAGAATCTAAAATTTCCGACGAAGAATATCGAGAATTTTTGAGGTACAAATCTGAAAAATCTACCAATCTTGATCAATCATCCTTAATGTCAACGGCATGCATTTCTCAAACTAGAGAAAGTCAAAATTCATGGATACTTGATTCAG gaacatggAACGGGACGTCTGATTGGGGAAGGACGTGA
- the LOC108331450 gene encoding uncharacterized protein LOC108331450 isoform X1, translating to MASSGINSSFSATPIITSAKLNWKNYLSWSSAVELWFLGQGHHNHLEQDASMVSEEEKPQWQKLDFQLCAVLWQSVEQEVLDIMRPYKTCFSFWKRAQDIFANDIQRLFDATEKVSSLKQINHDMISHIAKARAAVEELKTFFVADSLESINKRLDKYYMVLILRSLHSDFDHVRDQVLAGDQIPSMDNLVTRLLRVPTLVKEGNSTDVIETAAMVVPQGRGRGRSTRGGRGGRSGRVQCSYCKKIGHTQERCYSLHGFPDKTVQVFRSDNPESKISDEEYREFLRYKSEKSTNLDQSSLMSTACISQTRESQNSWILDSGASDHLSGTWNGTSDWGRT from the exons TCTGCggtggaattatggtttcttggtcaaggacaccatAATCACCTTGAACAAGATGCATCTATGGTCTCGGAGGAAGAAAAACCCCAATGGCAGAAACTAGACTTCCAGTTATGTGCTGTGTTGTGGCAATCGGTTGAACAAGAAGTTCTAGATATAATGAGACCTTACAAGACTTGTTTCTCTTTTTGGAAAAGAGCTCAAGATATTTTTGCTAATGATATACAAAGACTTTTTGATGCAACCGAGAAAGTATCCTCTCTCAAACAAATCAATCACGATATGATTTCTCATATAGCAAAGGCTAGAGCTGCAGtagaagaattaaaaacattctTCGTAGCTGATTCATTAGAAAGTATTAACAAAAGACTTGACAAGTATTACATGGTCTTAATCCTTAGAAGTTTGCACTCTGATTTTGATCATGTCCGTGATCAAGTTTTAGCAGGAGATCAAATCCCGTCAATGGATAATTTGGTTACTCGACTCCTTCGAGTACCTACTTTAGTGAAAGAAGGGAATTCAACTGATGTTATTGAAACTGCAGCAATGGTAGTTccacaaggaagaggaagaggtagGAGTACTCGAGGAGGTCGTGGAGGTCGAAGTGGGCGTGTGCAATGCTCATACTGTAAGAAAATTGGCCATACCCAGGAAAGATGTTATTCTTTACATGGTTTTCCTGATAAAACTGTGCAGGTGTTTAGATCTGATAATCCAGAATCTAAAATTTCCGACGAAGAATATCGAGAATTTTTGAGGTACAAATCTGAAAAATCTACCAATCTTGATCAATCATCCTTAATGTCAACGGCATGCATTTCTCAAACTAGAGAAAGTCAAAATTCATGGATACTTGATTCAGGTGCTTCAGATCATCTCTCTG gaacatggAACGGGACGTCTGATTGGGGAAGGACGTGA